A stretch of the Gemmatimonas sp. UBA7669 genome encodes the following:
- a CDS encoding carboxypeptidase-like regulatory domain-containing protein, translating into MTWPRCVARIFVALCCVLPATVSAQVADTVRGVVYDSLLKAPIAAATVIGLAPGQEQAPQATTDADGRFVLVASTRIERLTVFHDEWERVGLSALDAVRPQGLGRWTPALATPSLETLWLRLCQRPIPATGNKPAIVFGTLRLADDSTRVSGAALTLGWEPDVFIEDQRSGKTGATQNTTAVTRSNEQGEFFFCGVPDAAHFGIVARGSGLASSEVLLLSDGRPVRRIDLVLGDSTVRTTVVGTLHDESGVPVRDASVSIDGTPNVVTTGADGRFAFTGVPLGTRMLSARKVGYLPAVVPAEVVDRNARSAANELRVSMQRGVTLEGVKVVARRALNRDVVDFNRRRLSGIARYMDNTELRNIPRIQDALRLFPSLRVQTANNGVDFLVMGRQMQASITTTSLSMAGCRAQIYIDGIQADTQFLSVLTPESIASIEVFPTGAYAPVRFRNFDDNCAVVLVWTLGFFLR; encoded by the coding sequence ATGACGTGGCCCCGCTGTGTAGCTCGAATTTTCGTTGCGTTGTGCTGTGTATTGCCCGCCACCGTATCCGCCCAAGTGGCCGATACGGTGCGCGGGGTGGTATACGACAGCCTGCTCAAGGCGCCAATCGCCGCGGCCACGGTCATCGGCTTGGCGCCGGGGCAGGAGCAGGCGCCGCAGGCCACAACCGATGCCGATGGCCGTTTTGTTCTGGTGGCGTCCACACGCATCGAGCGCCTCACCGTGTTCCACGACGAGTGGGAGCGTGTGGGGCTGTCGGCGCTCGACGCCGTGCGGCCTCAGGGGCTCGGCAGGTGGACACCGGCCCTCGCCACACCGTCGCTCGAAACGCTGTGGCTGCGTCTCTGTCAGCGACCCATACCGGCAACCGGTAACAAACCCGCCATCGTGTTCGGCACGCTGCGCCTGGCTGACGACAGCACACGCGTGTCCGGTGCGGCCCTCACCCTCGGCTGGGAACCCGATGTCTTCATCGAAGACCAGCGCTCTGGCAAGACCGGCGCGACGCAGAACACCACGGCCGTCACACGCAGCAACGAGCAAGGTGAGTTTTTCTTCTGCGGCGTACCGGATGCCGCGCACTTCGGCATCGTCGCTCGAGGATCGGGGCTCGCTTCCTCTGAAGTGTTGCTGCTCAGCGACGGCCGTCCCGTGCGCCGCATTGATCTCGTGCTCGGCGACAGCACGGTGCGCACCACCGTGGTTGGCACGCTGCACGATGAGTCGGGCGTGCCCGTGCGCGACGCGTCCGTGTCCATCGACGGCACACCCAACGTGGTGACGACAGGTGCCGATGGTCGCTTCGCGTTCACTGGTGTGCCGTTGGGCACCCGCATGCTCTCGGCCCGTAAAGTTGGCTACCTGCCCGCGGTGGTGCCCGCTGAAGTGGTGGACCGCAATGCACGCAGCGCCGCGAACGAGTTGCGCGTCAGCATGCAGCGCGGTGTCACGCTCGAGGGCGTCAAAGTGGTGGCGCGACGCGCGCTCAATCGCGACGTCGTGGACTTCAATCGCCGTCGCCTGTCGGGAATTGCGCGGTACATGGACAACACCGAACTGCGCAACATTCCGCGCATTCAGGATGCCCTGCGACTCTTTCCCTCGCTGAGAGTGCAAACCGCAAACAATGGCGTGGACTTCCTCGTGATGGGCCGGCAAATGCAGGCCAGCATCACGACCACGTCGCTCAGCATGGCGGGCTGCAGAGCGCAGATCTACATCGACGGCATCCAGGCCGACACGCAGTTTCTCTCCGTCCTCACTCCTGAGAGCATCGCGTCCATCGAAGTTTTTCCGACAGGCGCCTACGCCCCGGTTCGATTCCGCAATTTTGACGACAACTGCGCCGTAGTCCTCGTCTGGACTCTCGGGTTCTTCCTGCGCTGA
- a CDS encoding carboxypeptidase-like regulatory domain-containing protein: MHRYFVPLWVLTVLLSAVLVPSMSARAQSAPALADTIRGLAYDSLSWQPLKGALITAEPTGQTAVSDSMGRFLIVGTQRITRLVAFHDQADRLGLGDLVAERPAGDGPWARPMVTTPGIGTVWQRLCAPARRPGNGNGGIVFGTLTAADGNTRVAGLGLVLQWESVRSLADTVRRLETITTRSDSLGNYVFCGVQDFGPAAVVASSSQWRSDNVLVPAEASSLRRMDLMVGPTEGQGAFATVGGRVFDQNGDYVVGATISIGGFAGEIQTGPNGRFTLSNVPTGSRMVTARRVGYLGDGIKVDVPAAGKTDLVITLEKSVALERVVTRDTRPRNRDAVELEERLRANKGRTLDSTDFAKYRELRQALDVVPGVRTQVGRAPGDFILKGRGDCLAVVWVNGVREPNDYDNMLSRMPKDAIAAMEFYPSENVAPARFQTGGNTCAVVLVWTKAHINARR; the protein is encoded by the coding sequence ATGCATCGATATTTCGTCCCGCTTTGGGTGCTCACTGTCCTGCTGAGTGCCGTGCTCGTCCCCTCTATGTCCGCGCGTGCGCAGTCGGCACCAGCCCTTGCCGACACCATTCGTGGCCTGGCCTACGACAGTCTGTCCTGGCAGCCGCTCAAGGGCGCGCTCATCACCGCCGAGCCCACGGGACAGACGGCCGTCAGTGACTCGATGGGGCGCTTCCTCATCGTGGGCACGCAGCGCATCACGCGCCTCGTGGCCTTCCACGACCAGGCCGACCGACTCGGCCTTGGCGATCTCGTGGCCGAGCGTCCGGCGGGCGACGGCCCCTGGGCGCGGCCCATGGTCACCACGCCCGGCATCGGCACGGTGTGGCAGCGCCTCTGCGCGCCGGCGCGGCGCCCGGGCAACGGCAATGGTGGCATCGTCTTCGGCACGCTCACCGCCGCCGACGGCAACACTCGCGTGGCGGGGCTTGGTCTCGTCCTGCAATGGGAGAGTGTGCGCAGTCTCGCTGACACAGTGCGTCGCCTCGAGACTATCACCACGCGCAGCGACTCGCTGGGCAACTACGTGTTCTGCGGCGTGCAGGACTTTGGTCCGGCGGCCGTCGTAGCCTCGAGCAGTCAGTGGCGCAGCGACAACGTGCTCGTGCCGGCCGAGGCCTCGTCGCTGCGTCGCATGGATCTCATGGTAGGGCCAACGGAGGGGCAGGGGGCCTTCGCCACGGTAGGAGGCCGCGTATTCGATCAGAACGGCGACTACGTGGTGGGCGCGACCATCAGTATCGGCGGCTTTGCCGGTGAAATTCAGACCGGTCCCAACGGCCGTTTCACACTCAGCAATGTGCCCACCGGCTCACGCATGGTGACCGCACGGCGCGTGGGCTATCTGGGCGACGGCATCAAGGTGGATGTGCCGGCTGCCGGCAAGACCGATCTGGTCATCACGCTCGAGAAGTCCGTGGCCCTCGAACGTGTGGTCACACGCGACACCCGTCCGCGCAATCGCGATGCGGTGGAGCTCGAGGAACGCCTGCGCGCCAACAAGGGTCGCACGCTCGACTCCACCGACTTCGCGAAGTATCGCGAGCTTCGTCAGGCACTCGACGTGGTGCCCGGTGTGCGCACGCAGGTCGGACGCGCGCCCGGTGATTTCATTCTCAAGGGCCGTGGCGACTGTCTGGCCGTGGTGTGGGTGAACGGTGTGCGTGAGCCCAACGACTACGACAACATGCTCTCCCGCATGCCCAAGGACGCCATTGCGGCCATGGAGTTCTACCCCAGCGAGAACGTGGCGCCGGCGCGATTCCAGACCGGCGGCAACACCTGCGCCGTGGTGCTGGTGTGGACCAAGGCGCACATCAACGCGAGGCGTTGA
- the pth gene encoding aminoacyl-tRNA hydrolase → MVTPRWRIPRPARLPLRMKVIVGLGNPGREYEATRHNVGWWLLDELAARWHFEAWRKDGDAVSTSGLVGTKKVKLVKPQTYMNKSGEVLRPYLKREGWSAAQDLLVIVDEVAVPVGEYRLRAAGSPGGHNGLKSVEAHLKSATYPRLRIGIKPVDERRQIGDLADFVLHTMPRDERALVEEQYERMCKAVELWIADGTEKAVSTMGR, encoded by the coding sequence ATGGTGACCCCACGCTGGCGCATTCCGCGCCCCGCACGTCTTCCCCTACGCATGAAAGTCATTGTGGGCCTGGGCAATCCCGGGCGCGAGTACGAGGCCACGCGCCACAACGTGGGGTGGTGGCTGCTTGATGAACTGGCCGCGCGCTGGCACTTCGAAGCCTGGCGCAAGGACGGCGATGCCGTGAGCACCAGCGGGTTGGTGGGCACGAAGAAGGTCAAGCTGGTCAAGCCGCAGACCTACATGAACAAGAGCGGCGAAGTGCTGCGTCCCTACCTCAAGCGTGAAGGCTGGAGCGCGGCGCAGGACCTGCTGGTCATTGTGGACGAAGTGGCGGTACCGGTGGGCGAGTATCGTCTTCGCGCAGCTGGCAGTCCGGGCGGGCACAATGGGCTCAAGAGTGTCGAGGCCCATCTCAAGAGTGCGACCTATCCGCGCCTGCGCATTGGCATCAAGCCGGTGGACGAACGTCGGCAGATCGGCGACCTCGCCGATTTTGTGCTGCACACCATGCCGCGTGATGAACGCGCGCTCGTGGAGGAGCAATACGAGCGCATGTGCAAGGCGGTAGAGCTGTGGATTGCCGATGGCACCGAGAAGGCCGTGTCAACGATGGGGCGCTGA
- a CDS encoding 50S ribosomal protein L25/general stress protein Ctc, with amino-acid sequence MANATLTANSRAETGKGAARKIRQAGNIPAVIYGHNREPQSLVLNSRETEKLVKSISIKSTVIELAIDGKTARTLIREIQRHPFKRTILHMDFQELVAGETVTVKCPIVYVGTPEGVRLEGGILDQIMHELTIQVDPGNIPNHIDVDVSGVKLGKSLHVSDLTLPAGIKVMDDAGSTVCVVAPPKVQAEAPADGAAEPEVIRKAKADDEK; translated from the coding sequence ATGGCTAACGCCACGCTGACCGCCAATTCCCGCGCCGAGACCGGCAAGGGTGCCGCCCGCAAGATCCGCCAGGCGGGCAATATTCCCGCCGTCATTTACGGCCACAATCGTGAGCCGCAGTCGCTGGTGCTCAACTCGCGTGAGACCGAGAAGCTCGTGAAGAGCATCTCGATCAAGAGCACGGTCATCGAGCTGGCCATCGACGGCAAGACGGCCCGCACGCTGATCCGTGAAATCCAGCGCCACCCGTTCAAGCGCACCATCCTGCACATGGACTTCCAGGAGCTGGTGGCTGGTGAGACGGTGACGGTGAAGTGCCCGATCGTGTACGTGGGCACGCCGGAAGGTGTGCGTCTCGAGGGTGGTATCCTCGACCAGATCATGCACGAGCTCACCATCCAGGTCGATCCGGGCAACATCCCCAACCACATCGACGTGGACGTGTCGGGCGTGAAGCTTGGCAAGTCGCTGCATGTGTCCGACCTCACGCTGCCGGCTGGCATCAAGGTCATGGACGATGCCGGTTCGACGGTGTGCGTGGTGGCGCCGCCGAAGGTGCAGGCCGAAGCGCCGGCTGATGGCGCGGCCGAGCCCGAGGTCATTCGCAAGGCCAAGGCCGACGACGAGAAGTAA
- a CDS encoding ribose-phosphate pyrophosphokinase has product MSVSDNPIPTSARGFKILSGTANRPLAEEVARSLGAELCKVTCTRFADGEVFVRIDENIRGADVFVVQPTNPPGENMLELLLLIDAARRASAARVTAVLPYTGYARQDRKDQPRVAIGAKLMANLIETAGADRVLGLDFHAHQLQGFFDVPVDHLYAAPVFTNYFRRKELKDLVVVAPDVGSAKMARGFAKRLDATFAIIDKRRPKANVAEVMNVVGEVEGRDCLIPDDMIDTAGTVSEAARALKNLGANDIYVCATHALFSGPAVERLSNAPIKEVVVTDTINLPPERRFDTLQVLSVGDLLAKAIRYTHADQSVSVLFD; this is encoded by the coding sequence ATGAGCGTCTCGGACAACCCGATTCCGACGTCTGCCCGCGGCTTCAAGATCCTTTCCGGCACGGCCAACCGGCCACTGGCGGAAGAGGTGGCTCGCTCGCTGGGGGCCGAGCTCTGCAAGGTGACCTGCACGCGATTCGCCGACGGCGAGGTGTTCGTGCGCATCGACGAGAACATCCGCGGCGCGGATGTGTTCGTGGTGCAGCCCACCAACCCGCCCGGCGAGAACATGCTGGAGCTGCTGCTGCTGATCGACGCGGCGCGTCGCGCGTCGGCAGCCCGTGTCACGGCCGTGCTGCCCTACACGGGCTACGCACGTCAGGACCGCAAGGATCAGCCGCGCGTGGCCATCGGAGCCAAGCTGATGGCCAATCTCATCGAGACCGCGGGCGCTGATCGCGTCCTGGGTCTCGATTTTCATGCGCACCAGTTGCAGGGCTTCTTCGACGTCCCGGTCGACCATCTGTATGCGGCGCCGGTGTTCACGAACTACTTCCGTCGGAAGGAGCTCAAGGACCTCGTGGTAGTCGCGCCCGACGTGGGCTCAGCCAAGATGGCCCGCGGTTTTGCCAAGCGACTCGACGCCACGTTTGCCATCATCGACAAGCGTCGTCCCAAGGCCAACGTGGCCGAGGTGATGAACGTGGTCGGTGAAGTGGAAGGTCGTGATTGTCTCATTCCCGACGACATGATCGACACGGCGGGCACGGTGTCGGAGGCAGCGCGCGCGCTCAAGAATCTGGGTGCGAACGACATCTACGTGTGCGCCACGCATGCCCTGTTCAGCGGGCCAGCGGTTGAGCGGCTGTCGAACGCGCCCATCAAGGAAGTGGTGGTGACGGACACGATCAACCTGCCGCCCGAGCGGCGTTTCGACACGCTGCAGGTGTTGTCGGTGGGTGATCTGCTGGCCAAGGCCATCCGCTACACGCACGCGGATCAGTCGGTGAGTGTGTTGTTCGACTGA